The following are from one region of the Lytechinus variegatus isolate NC3 chromosome 4, Lvar_3.0, whole genome shotgun sequence genome:
- the LOC121413244 gene encoding uncharacterized protein LOC121413244, which translates to MLHILGILLLFVIFDKTSGSEICPDAKHCKIVHVEENVEYIFDFLVDQNSQDCTFSVKFNGAIFNNNGTFLYSEHFTALKHPRTHITARTVFDHLIVTLEIRSIRVDDAGRYRAIFQCSNSTSTISQSYILRVYHPPGTASCQWHEPGELNLTHVNYQHLPALQCLTRNGYPESNIICYSRHHQAIIAHNPRYIAGDEIITSIFWLPRKSLRCCSVSELYRKSYRRCRDFVSTERGQEHSTQILFSTESLSQSTTVPVVRAKIPTGRLQPTLYITSTAHQLFVNEKVFLWNQIIFVIWLSSIF; encoded by the coding sequence ATGCTGCACATCCTAggtatattattactatttgtAATATTTGACAAGACTTCTGGAAGTGAGATATGCCCAGATGCAAAACACTGCAAAATTGTTCATGTTGAAGAAAATGTAGAGTACATCTTTGACTTCTTGGTGGATCAAAATTCACAAGACTGCACTTTCTCTGTGAAATTCAATGGAGCTATATTCAATAACAATGGCACTTTCCTTTATAGTGAACACTTTACTGCTTTGAAACATCCCAGAACTCATATCACAGCAAGGACTGTATTTGACCATTTAATTGTTACCCTTGAGATCAGATCAATTCGGGTTGATGACGCAGGAAGATACAGAGCAATATTCCAATGCAGTAACTCCACATCAACTATTTCACAATCTTACATTTTACGAGTATACCACCCTCCTGGAACTGCCTCCTGTCAATGGCATGAACCCGGTGAATTAAACCTAACCCATGTAAACTACCAACACCTGCCGGCATTGCAGTGCTTAACAAGAAACGGTTATCCCGAAAGTAATATTATTTGTTACTCCAGGCATCATCAGGCAATTATTGCACACAATCCCCGCTATATTGCAGGAGATGAGATCATAACATCCATATTCTGGCTACCTAGGAAATCCCTCCGATGCTGTTCCGTAAGTGAGTTGTACCGCAAAAGCTATCGAAGGTGCAGAGACTTTGTATCAACTGAGCGTGGTCAAGAGCATTCAACACAAATTCTGTTTTCTACCGAATCCCTGTCACAAAGCACAACAGTTCCTGTAGTGAGAGCAAAGATACCAACTGGACGACTACAACCAACACTGTATATTACTTCAACAGCTCACCAGCTTTTTGTCAATGAAAAAGTTTTCCTTTGGAACCaaattatatttgttatttGGCTTTCTTCCATATTTTGA
- the LOC121413243 gene encoding uncharacterized protein LOC121413243: MYKLIFAIVALATLCSVSKSFQFTFTEGDIAELRFQYNIEGPLDFQLRIGDSEPFFQNGRKVANMLTQSQYKRFKIKMATSQSKSRFVQLQIQNISRTDIGDYICELVRDGNILEDTTQRFSVHIEYPPGLASCVISSIKKVHFGINDIWEIMNCSALTGTDPGYISCFQNNEQSPPWTIPISNQTHTLQKIWVRTTLPLVCCSSTYRLPKTLCECNDFSWGLDNRTVIDSCSHSSTTSFHKKSPIKREEYHTDEVTQSTNTMTYGTSETVGVKVEGDGKNMMISVGMIITSSVCFLVNIIFMLFCFQRVETRLSSELKDIRKSLEDVKKSS; this comes from the coding sequence ATGTATAAGCTGATCTTTGCCATTGttgctttggcaactctttgtTCTGTAAGTAAATCCTTCCAATTTACATTTACAGAAGGGGACATAGCAgaattaagatttcaatataaCATTGAGGGTCCTTTGGATTTTCAGTTGAGAATAGGTGATAGTGAACCATTCTTTCAGAATGGAAGAAAAGTAGCAAACATGCTGACACAAAGTCAGTACAAGAGgtttaaaatcaaaatggccACATCCCAATCGAAAAGTCGATTTGTTCAACTGCAAATTCAAAACATATCTCGTACAGATATTGGAGATTACATATGTGAACTTGTAAGAGATGGCAACATTCTTGAGGATACAACACAAAGGTTTTCAGTGCATATTGAATATCCTCCTGGTCTAGCATCTTGCGTTATTAGCAGCATAAAAAAGGTTCACTTTGGCATTAATGATATCTGGGAAATAATGAACTGCTCAGCTCTAACAGGTACTGACCCTGgatatatttcatgttttcaaaACAATGAGCAATCGCCCCCATGGACGATCCCCATTTCAAACCAAACCCACACTCTCCAAAAGATTTGGGTTCGGACAACACTTCCACTTGTCTGTTGCTCCTCAACCTACAGATTACCAAAGACGCTTTGCGAATGCAATGATTTCTCATGGGGCCTTGACAACAGAACTGTAATTGATTCATGCTCTCATAGCTCAACTACATCTTTCCACAAGAAATCACCAATAAAAAGGGAAGAATATCACACAGATGAGGTCACACAAAGCACAAATACCATGACATATGGTACCTCTGAAACTGTAGGTGTGAAGGTAGAGGGTGACGGTAAAAACATGATGATATCGGTTGGAATGATTATTACTTCAAGTGTGTGTTTCctggtgaatatcattttcatgttattttgcTTCCAGAGAGTAGAAACCCGTTTATCAAGTGAGCTGAAAGACATCAGGAAATCACTTGAGGATGTCAAGAAGTCTTCATAA